A segment of the Rhinoraja longicauda isolate Sanriku21f unplaced genomic scaffold, sRhiLon1.1 Scf003019, whole genome shotgun sequence genome:
acctcctcctgctctccatctccgggtcactgcgcttctcccccttgctctgacccttcagcccctgacggacccgactggccactaaaatgtgccggactgtcagagcgttgagcagcaggatcacagcgaaagggaggagcggagttaaaaccgtgtcgaaccagtcatatgccacccacccggggtcagtgtaataactgtccgcAGAGTCACAGAACCACGGGATACTGTCGATGATTGTgcggggttcccgtgtgaagtaacggggaacgtttttcagacagagcagaacgccggttgttgcgagaaccgcGGCTGCAGTTTTACCggtacaatattttgttttcagcttctggcaacaaatggcgataaaccgatcaaaggtgaaagtgacggtgaaccagacagaacagtttgTAGCTGCAAACATCAGCACAAttataacactgcacacaggggtgatggacaggaaactccaataaaaataatgatatcggatccaatacaaaatgaccgtCGTTATAAGgaccagtagatcggccgctgccatggccaccaggtagcgagtggtgcagatggagaggccgcactttccccgggacaggatcacaatcgccactaaattcactgcggaaagagaagtggaacggacactgggcattactgaacacggtcaccggggctgaacaccggctcgacTTTCAGCGAAAGACCAGTGTTTTACCTGGTGCGCGGCTGCAAGTTTAacaagagagaaggaaagggtgacgtttcgggtcgagaaccttcttcagaccgagacccttccatcagtctgaagaagggtatcgacccgaaacgtcactcattccttctctcctgagatgctgcctgcgtcactccagcattttgtgtctaccttcgatgtaaaccagcatctgcatttatcttCCTTTGCAAATTTAACAATGTCagtcccggctccgactgtgcccgacctgcctgctccaGCGGAGAAGAGATAAGGCAACGGGTGGGGTAAAGGGCGTGGAGGGAACGTGCAGCCACCGCTACAATAAGCGGAATGGTCCTTTCTGTCGTTAACCCTGCTCACAGTCTAAGATGGGGCCGATTTCACTACCGTGACCGGCCGTGTTTAACCCGGGCTCTATGGCACTCGGTATCTGATGGGGACAAGGAGGGAtccagagggaaagcagggacaacTTGGAATccagcagcagagtggctccgttaatggattaatTTCACAataagttcagttcggtaacagcaCACGCCGGTGGATCCGCGGCCAGTGCTTCAGGAGATCGATGCAATTGttgaccaacaggcggtagaatccgactgtgacagactccacagtgagacgtgtccacaggagagggtgttcactctgatcaataactcagacacagtgaacttcacaatgtaaacccctccccagtcacaccgtcccggagagctgcctgtcccgagcactgagaCAACTGTGGGCAAGGtcgcactgaaggcaagaacgacATTTTAGCGGGTCCCGGCAATGAGAGAAAAatagggttagtttcggctgtctgaaaatgagaaaaatcacagcgttaattcaaaaatatttaatttggaGGATTGTTATACAACACCTATTCATATACATCGATCATCAGTTGGAAAGCTTGTAATATGATCAGAATCAGGTTAACACCGATTAACAAAGAGTTATAAAAcgtaattgttctgctcacttaccaggaactccaacggcagcaatgataatGTACacgattttctccacgtccacaTATTCCCTCAGCCTTtgtcccattttctctgcccagcgacgtgtccccgtgagctaccggtaatctcacGGAATGAATTGCTGCGGCAGAACAtcgccggagattttataccattttccgttccCTCCAGGactgtgaagtttcaacagaagtaaaaatagagatttcgaaattattcgcaaacagatgacatcagccaaatgaaatctccgctgagacaggtcgtgatatATCCAGGAGATTGATTGAGAATGGGAAttatggcgatactgagggatttAAATTGGGAGCGTCATTGTTCAagtaaaggggatattgttttaaactccatcagatccaactctccaccttatgttgtttatctgatttccttcaacccGCTTCACTCAGCAAAGTAAGTCAAAATTCCAGGGACTCTCTCAG
Coding sequences within it:
- the LOC144591901 gene encoding putative G-protein coupled receptor 139; the encoded protein is MGQRLREYVDVEKIVYIIIAAVGVPVAIVILSRGKCGLSICTTRYLVAMAAADLLVLITTVILYWIRYHYFYWSFLSITPVCSVIIVLMFAATNCSVWFTVTFTFDRFIAICCQKLKTKYCTGKTAAAVLATTGVLLCLKNVPRYFTREPRTIIDSIPWFCDSADSYYTDPGWVAYDWFDTVLTPLLPFAVILLLNALTVRHILVASRVRQGLKGQSKGEKRSDPEMESRRRSVVLLFTISGSFILLWLTTVVNFVYYQVTGIGDGGNDSELIFGYIGYLLSNLSCCTNTFIYAATQSKFREQVKSAVKYPLTSALRLINKSSP